The proteins below come from a single Phycisphaerae bacterium genomic window:
- a CDS encoding PEP-CTERM sorting domain-containing protein codes for MKRITVSITIVLACALAAQAAFIVEPAAGGKATANFTGTARFSDTKGLAVGLSGVKSAYGSTAAPHTYVVSYTPGVDADNTVLAPGTLLGKQTLDPAAAPAVSPVNGDLLASGLTGGQTGLYNVYLTWPASTNVSTTGTAITVTYSPALDGVGAITFNPVIQNTGSTGTPGGNDSWLLVASNVPLDAGTKYTVTLAANSTAWTSQRLAGVMWEAVPEPATLALLGIGGLVLRRRQTA; via the coding sequence ATGAAGCGTATCACGGTCTCAATCACCATCGTTTTGGCTTGCGCCCTGGCAGCCCAGGCGGCGTTCATCGTGGAGCCGGCCGCGGGCGGCAAGGCTACTGCCAATTTCACCGGGACTGCCCGGTTCTCCGACACCAAGGGCTTGGCTGTGGGTTTGAGCGGGGTCAAATCCGCCTACGGCAGCACGGCAGCCCCACACACCTACGTGGTCTCCTATACCCCAGGCGTGGACGCGGACAACACCGTCTTGGCCCCCGGCACGCTGCTGGGTAAGCAGACCCTGGATCCTGCGGCCGCCCCTGCGGTTTCGCCCGTAAACGGAGACCTGCTCGCGTCCGGCCTGACTGGCGGTCAAACCGGCCTGTACAACGTCTACCTGACCTGGCCAGCCTCGACCAACGTCAGCACAACCGGCACGGCGATCACCGTGACCTACTCCCCCGCCCTTGATGGCGTTGGCGCGATCACGTTCAATCCCGTGATCCAGAATACCGGCAGCACCGGGACACCCGGCGGCAACGACAGCTGGTTGCTCGTGGCCTCCAATGTTCCCCTCGACGCGGGTACCAAGTACACGGTCACGCTGGCAGCCAATTCCACGGCCTGGACGTCGCAGCGGCTGGCCGGTGTGATGTGGGAAGCCGTTCCCGAGCCCGCCACCCTGGCCCTGCTCGGCATCGGCGGACTTGTCCTGCGTCGGCGCCAGACCGCCTGA
- a CDS encoding metallophosphoesterase: MPGQTRLNRSTPHMCLKMAFVARPARGWRRPGNWKGIALLAILYASCSRPVSSPPVAEDIREPFTIAVLPDTQHYSRKYPDRFYAQTAWIHEHARTENIVFATQLGDIVNDGAKDMKQWQVAANAMSLLDGVVPWGVAIGNHDFDKPSDRSDGASTFIKHFGPDRFKNAPWYVGAAPSQLSSCQLFSGAGRSFIFLHLQLDAPKKDLAWAEEMLRRYPDRPAIVSTHSYLKGRDGIARNPEPVLKHGNSGEDLWNKLIRKNPQIFMVLCGHQGRTVHYRQISTNDAGKPVLELLADYQRQPLGGDATLRLLRFEPTRQRIHVRTYSPFRNAYDPDDDSDFTLPWSPPAPR; the protein is encoded by the coding sequence ATGCCCGGACAGACGCGGCTGAACAGGAGTACCCCGCACATGTGCCTGAAGATGGCCTTCGTTGCTCGTCCGGCTCGCGGCTGGCGCCGGCCCGGGAATTGGAAAGGGATTGCCCTCCTGGCAATACTCTATGCCTCTTGTTCCCGGCCGGTGAGCAGCCCACCCGTGGCCGAGGATATCCGCGAGCCCTTCACCATCGCAGTCCTGCCGGATACCCAGCATTACAGCCGCAAGTACCCGGACCGCTTCTACGCCCAGACTGCCTGGATACACGAACACGCCCGAACCGAGAACATCGTCTTCGCGACCCAACTGGGCGACATCGTGAACGACGGGGCCAAGGACATGAAGCAGTGGCAGGTGGCCGCCAACGCCATGTCCCTGCTGGACGGCGTCGTACCCTGGGGTGTGGCCATCGGCAATCACGATTTCGACAAGCCCAGCGATCGGTCCGACGGAGCATCCACCTTCATCAAGCACTTCGGCCCCGACCGGTTCAAGAACGCGCCCTGGTACGTCGGCGCCGCACCCAGCCAACTCAGCAGCTGCCAACTGTTCAGCGGTGCCGGCCGATCGTTCATCTTCCTACACCTGCAACTCGATGCCCCCAAGAAGGACCTCGCCTGGGCGGAGGAAATGCTCCGTCGCTACCCGGACCGGCCCGCAATCGTCAGTACCCACTCGTATCTCAAGGGCCGGGACGGCATCGCCCGCAATCCGGAGCCGGTCCTCAAACACGGCAACTCCGGAGAGGACCTCTGGAACAAGCTCATCCGCAAGAACCCCCAGATCTTCATGGTTCTCTGCGGCCACCAAGGGCGAACCGTACACTACCGGCAGATCTCGACCAACGACGCGGGCAAGCCCGTCCTCGAACTGCTGGCCGACTACCAGAGACAGCCTCTGGGAGGAGACGCCACCCTGCGCCTGCTTCGCTTCGAGCCGACGCGGCAGCGCATCCACGTCCGCACCTACTCGCCATTCCGCAACGCCTACGATCCCGACGACGACAGCGATTTCACCCTGCCCTGGTCGCCACCCGCCCCGCGATGA
- a CDS encoding cytidylate kinase-like family protein, protein MIEKPASQKPAAAKLAERQLRNWELTQSQQPLRSSGSGATVFDFVTVANNVGGGGGELAAQLAKRLHWPLFDRDILTEMAGNDELRSRLYKAMDERDLNWFESAMRSFLHSDLKREDYFHRLTETILFLARKGPAVFVGRASDLILPTTKGVRVKIVASLEHRIANFARANGLTLKVAARDVGVIERARARFIQKHFHREINDPARFDLLINIERVSSREAIDVILSLLKERKIID, encoded by the coding sequence ATGATCGAGAAACCTGCGTCCCAGAAACCGGCGGCGGCCAAGCTCGCGGAGCGGCAGCTTCGCAATTGGGAGCTCACCCAGTCCCAGCAGCCCTTACGGTCCTCCGGTTCCGGCGCGACCGTGTTCGACTTCGTGACCGTCGCCAACAATGTCGGTGGAGGCGGTGGCGAGCTGGCCGCACAACTGGCGAAAAGACTCCACTGGCCGCTGTTCGACCGCGACATTCTCACGGAAATGGCCGGCAACGACGAACTCCGGTCGCGTCTCTACAAGGCCATGGACGAGCGGGACCTGAACTGGTTCGAGAGTGCGATGCGGTCCTTCCTTCACAGCGACCTCAAGCGGGAGGACTACTTCCATCGCCTGACCGAGACGATTCTCTTCCTCGCTCGCAAGGGACCGGCGGTCTTTGTCGGGCGGGCCTCGGACCTGATACTCCCGACGACCAAGGGGGTGCGGGTCAAGATCGTCGCCTCGCTGGAGCACCGGATCGCCAACTTCGCACGAGCGAACGGACTGACCCTGAAGGTCGCGGCCAGGGATGTGGGCGTCATTGAACGGGCCAGAGCCAGGTTCATCCAGAAGCACTTCCACAGGGAGATCAATGATCCCGCCCGGTTCGACTTGCTGATCAACATCGAGCGGGTGTCGAGTCGTGAGGCGATCGACGTCATCCTCTCGCTGTTGAAGGAGCGGAAGATCATCGATTGA
- a CDS encoding cell surface protein, translating to MAGNPERLALAVLTFVTLLNLAGAVEASPADLAPIALTANRSGTFLFVAEANARQVAVFDLTARNVRQTVDTSGQPTGLTLSPDERCLYVTCEGPEGIIDVIDPTTGRKTRQLRAGHTPMAPLLSADGKLLFVCSRFHNSLQVVDLETGQIAAQIPVLREPVAAVLTLNGTRLLVGNHLPNGPADGAFMAAAVSVIDVGTRNTTGLIQLPNGSMSLRGMCLSPDGKQAYVTHLLARYQVPTTQLDRGWMSTNALSIIDVAEARLVNTVLLDDIDLGAANPWGVTCTADGRYLCVAHAGTHEISIIDRAGLLDRLARLAAGERVSEVSVTPADVPDDLSFLTGLRRRFPLAGNGPRGLIAVGTRLYAAEYFSDSLGEIDVNTMAKAGSGAPLRKSTDATRTPPGPADSHQAGALRGLSLALKATDADGQVRQGGLWSAAVKRLGRSDTPPPGQAHRGEMLFNDATLSFQHWQSCASCHPDGRADGPNWDLLNDGIGNPKNTRSLLMSPHTPPVMSLGVRANTKVAIAAGFRFILFTDRPKEDVDAVDDYLRSMKPVPSPYLADGRLSPAAERGRQVFASAGCADCHPSPLYTNNRSYNVGTGLGTQKDRLFDTPTLLEVWRTAPYLHDGRAATMEELFKKHNPDDRHGRTSGLSPEDLAAMVEYVLSL from the coding sequence ATGGCGGGGAATCCGGAACGTCTTGCTCTAGCCGTGCTCACCTTCGTCACGCTGCTCAATCTGGCCGGAGCCGTCGAGGCGAGCCCCGCCGATCTCGCTCCGATCGCACTGACCGCGAACCGCAGCGGCACGTTCTTGTTCGTGGCCGAGGCTAACGCCCGCCAGGTCGCCGTCTTTGACCTGACCGCTCGGAATGTCCGACAGACCGTCGACACCTCCGGCCAACCCACCGGCCTGACCCTATCCCCGGACGAGCGATGCCTGTACGTCACCTGTGAGGGACCCGAAGGCATCATCGACGTGATCGATCCGACCACCGGCCGCAAGACTCGGCAGCTTCGCGCCGGCCACACGCCCATGGCCCCGCTCCTTAGCGCCGACGGCAAGCTGCTCTTTGTGTGCAGCCGTTTCCACAACAGCCTCCAGGTCGTTGATCTGGAGACCGGCCAAATCGCCGCCCAGATTCCCGTCCTGCGCGAGCCCGTCGCGGCCGTGCTCACCTTGAACGGCACGCGCCTACTGGTCGGCAACCACCTTCCGAATGGCCCGGCCGACGGGGCCTTCATGGCCGCCGCCGTATCGGTGATCGACGTCGGAACCCGGAACACCACCGGCCTCATCCAACTCCCCAACGGCAGCATGAGCCTGCGTGGCATGTGCCTCTCGCCGGATGGCAAGCAGGCCTACGTGACTCACTTACTGGCCCGCTATCAAGTGCCCACGACCCAGCTTGATCGCGGCTGGATGTCCACCAACGCCCTGAGCATCATCGATGTGGCCGAGGCCCGGCTGGTCAACACCGTTCTGCTGGATGACATCGACTTGGGAGCGGCCAATCCCTGGGGAGTCACCTGCACCGCCGACGGGCGATACCTCTGTGTCGCCCACGCCGGAACCCACGAGATCAGCATCATCGACCGGGCCGGCCTGCTCGATCGACTGGCCAGGCTCGCCGCGGGGGAACGCGTCTCCGAGGTCTCCGTCACCCCGGCGGATGTACCCGACGATCTCTCCTTCCTCACCGGCCTGCGCCGCCGGTTCCCGCTGGCCGGTAACGGACCGCGGGGCCTGATCGCCGTCGGCACGAGACTCTACGCCGCCGAGTACTTCAGCGACTCGCTGGGCGAAATCGACGTGAACACCATGGCCAAGGCCGGCTCGGGCGCGCCGCTCCGGAAATCCACGGATGCGACTCGAACGCCGCCCGGACCCGCCGATTCGCACCAGGCCGGCGCGCTCCGGGGCCTCTCCCTGGCCCTGAAAGCAACTGACGCGGACGGGCAGGTCAGGCAGGGTGGCCTGTGGTCGGCAGCCGTCAAGCGACTCGGCCGGAGTGATACGCCGCCGCCCGGGCAGGCCCACAGAGGCGAAATGCTCTTCAACGATGCCACGCTGAGTTTCCAGCATTGGCAGAGTTGCGCGAGTTGTCATCCCGACGGGCGAGCCGACGGGCCAAATTGGGATCTGCTCAACGACGGGATCGGCAATCCGAAGAACACCCGAAGCCTGCTGATGTCCCCCCACACGCCCCCGGTCATGTCCCTGGGTGTCCGCGCAAACACGAAGGTGGCGATCGCGGCCGGATTCCGCTTCATCCTCTTCACCGACCGCCCCAAGGAGGATGTCGACGCCGTCGACGACTATCTCCGCTCAATGAAGCCGGTCCCGAGTCCCTACCTGGCCGACGGCCGGCTGAGCCCTGCGGCCGAACGCGGGCGCCAGGTCTTCGCGTCGGCCGGCTGCGCAGATTGCCATCCGTCGCCGCTCTACACCAACAACCGGTCGTACAACGTGGGCACCGGCCTCGGGACCCAGAAGGACCGCCTCTTCGACACGCCCACCCTGCTCGAGGTCTGGCGAACCGCTCCGTACCTGCACGACGGGCGAGCCGCCACCATGGAAGAACTGTTCAAGAAACACAACCCCGACGACCGCCACGGCCGCACGTCGGGCTTGTCGCCCGAAGACCTCGCCGCCATGGTGGAGTACGTGCTGTCGTTGTGA
- a CDS encoding HIT domain-containing protein, giving the protein MAETNKNLWAPWRMVYIRSLSDQDQGGCFLCRYAACPEQDATNHVIWRGPSCLTTFNTFPYSSGHLLVTPQTHLADIDDLDERTLHELMGQVKDAKRLLKEVVKAQGFNIGMNFGRCAGAGLPGHLHVHVVPRWEGDNNFMAVVGDVRVVSQSIDDLRAEMKRTAAELGLPEIRG; this is encoded by the coding sequence ATGGCAGAAACCAACAAGAACCTGTGGGCACCTTGGCGTATGGTCTACATCCGCAGCCTGTCCGACCAGGACCAGGGCGGCTGCTTCCTGTGCCGCTACGCCGCCTGCCCCGAACAGGACGCGACCAACCACGTCATCTGGCGCGGCCCGTCCTGCCTGACCACATTCAACACCTTCCCGTACAGCAGCGGCCATCTCCTGGTCACCCCCCAGACCCATCTGGCCGACATCGATGACCTCGACGAGAGAACCCTCCACGAACTGATGGGCCAGGTGAAAGACGCCAAGCGACTGCTCAAGGAAGTCGTCAAGGCCCAGGGTTTCAATATCGGCATGAACTTCGGGCGCTGCGCCGGTGCCGGCCTGCCCGGCCACCTCCACGTCCACGTCGTGCCCCGATGGGAGGGAGACAACAACTTCATGGCCGTGGTCGGCGACGTCCGGGTCGTCTCCCAGAGCATCGACGACTTGCGCGCGGAGATGAAGCGAACCGCTGCGGAGCTGGGCCTGCCTGAAATAAGAGGATAA
- a CDS encoding formate--tetrahydrofolate ligase, producing MAMLSDLQIAQQVALRPIQEIADRLGLAADEIELHGRHKAKVRLEAIQRLGDACFGRYIVVTGMTPTPLGEGKTVTTVGLSQGLARIGKRAACCIRQPSMGPVFGIKGGASGGGYSQVLPMEDLNLHLTGDMHAVSSAHALLSALIDTLMVKGNPGRLDPMKVVWRRCVDMNDAALRDIVIGLGGHGFPRETGFDLTSASEVMAVLALAISLKDLRQRLGRIVIGYTHQEMPVFAEAIRGAGAMTVLLKEALMPNLLQTLEGVPAFVHAGPFANIAHGNSSVLADEIALRCCDYVVTEAGFGADMGFEKFCHIKCRTSGRRPDAAVLVVTVRALKAHSGQFRVVPGWPIDSRIHQPDLGAVRSGLPNLLKHLENVSKFGLPCVVAINRFPTDTEDELRAVAEAARAAGAFDVAISEVHTRGGAGGEALADGVVRAAESGLAEGFRFLYDLEWPIKKKIETIATEVYGAAGVSYEAAANAAAESLTRLGFAKLPICMAKTQYSFSHNPLLHGRPTGFTLPVRDIRLAGGAGFLTPLVGTIQTMPAFGRHPAALDMDVDPDGKVMGLF from the coding sequence GTGGCTATGCTTTCCGACCTTCAAATAGCCCAGCAGGTGGCCTTGCGGCCCATCCAGGAGATCGCTGATCGGCTGGGGCTTGCGGCTGACGAGATCGAACTGCACGGCAGGCACAAGGCCAAGGTTCGTCTGGAGGCCATCCAGCGCCTCGGCGATGCCTGTTTCGGCAGGTACATCGTCGTGACCGGTATGACGCCGACTCCGCTTGGCGAAGGCAAGACGGTGACGACGGTGGGGCTGTCCCAGGGTCTCGCCCGGATCGGCAAGCGGGCGGCGTGCTGCATTCGCCAGCCGTCGATGGGTCCGGTTTTCGGCATCAAGGGGGGTGCGTCCGGGGGAGGGTACTCGCAGGTCCTGCCGATGGAGGATCTCAACCTCCACCTGACCGGCGACATGCACGCGGTGTCCAGCGCTCATGCCTTGCTCAGCGCCCTGATTGACACGCTGATGGTCAAGGGCAACCCCGGCCGGCTCGATCCGATGAAAGTCGTCTGGCGCCGGTGCGTGGACATGAACGACGCCGCCTTGCGTGACATCGTGATCGGCCTGGGGGGGCACGGCTTCCCGCGGGAGACTGGCTTTGACCTGACCTCTGCCAGCGAGGTCATGGCCGTTCTTGCCTTGGCCATCTCGCTCAAGGATCTTCGCCAGCGGCTGGGCAGGATCGTCATTGGCTACACCCACCAGGAGATGCCGGTTTTCGCCGAGGCGATTCGCGGAGCCGGGGCCATGACCGTCCTGCTCAAGGAAGCGCTGATGCCCAACCTGCTCCAGACGTTGGAGGGTGTGCCGGCGTTCGTGCACGCGGGTCCGTTCGCCAACATCGCCCACGGCAACAGCTCCGTTCTGGCGGACGAAATCGCCCTGCGCTGCTGCGATTACGTGGTGACCGAAGCCGGTTTCGGGGCGGACATGGGCTTCGAGAAGTTCTGCCACATCAAGTGTCGTACCTCCGGTCGACGCCCGGACGCGGCCGTCCTGGTGGTCACGGTGCGGGCTCTCAAGGCCCACAGCGGGCAATTCAGGGTCGTGCCCGGCTGGCCGATCGACTCGCGGATCCACCAACCGGACCTTGGTGCGGTCCGGTCCGGTCTGCCCAACCTGCTCAAGCACCTGGAGAATGTGTCCAAGTTCGGCCTGCCCTGCGTGGTGGCAATCAACCGGTTTCCGACCGACACGGAGGATGAACTGAGGGCTGTGGCCGAGGCCGCCCGGGCGGCGGGGGCTTTCGACGTCGCGATCAGCGAGGTTCACACCCGGGGCGGTGCAGGCGGCGAGGCCCTGGCCGACGGCGTGGTTCGTGCGGCCGAGTCCGGCCTGGCCGAGGGCTTCCGGTTCCTCTACGACCTGGAGTGGCCGATCAAGAAGAAGATTGAGACCATTGCCACGGAGGTGTACGGAGCGGCCGGCGTTTCCTATGAAGCGGCGGCGAACGCGGCCGCCGAGTCCCTGACCCGCCTCGGTTTCGCCAAGCTGCCGATCTGCATGGCCAAGACGCAGTACTCCTTCTCCCACAACCCGTTGCTGCACGGGCGGCCGACCGGCTTCACGTTGCCGGTTCGCGACATTCGTCTGGCCGGTGGCGCGGGTTTTCTCACTCCCCTGGTCGGGACGATCCAGACCATGCCGGCCTTCGGGCGTCATCCGGCCGCCCTGGACATGGACGTCGATCCGGACGGCAAGGTTATGGGGCTTTTCTGA
- a CDS encoding queuosine precursor transporter, with amino-acid sequence MPKTPASIIGPMGYNEIIFLSHLTVAGAVLLAAARLGRMWVTGLIVTYTLLMNITVMKNMTILGMPVTDGNVQFATVFLASNVLNEHYGRPAAREAVWIAFFCGFAAVAIMHFDLWYAPNADDTAQTHLEYFFNVWAFPRIMIVSMISYLLSQLLDVQLYHLIRRRTGLKLMWLRSNGSTWISQAFDTVFFTTAALVGTTINTWPDWAGAVVFAYLVKILTAALNTPFLYLTTWRPLVPIGSQRSPTPGGLPDSPPASLVVPVESKRAATASGQPDPTQQ; translated from the coding sequence GTGCCCAAAACGCCCGCGAGTATAATCGGCCCGATGGGCTACAACGAGATCATCTTCCTGAGCCATCTGACGGTCGCCGGCGCGGTCCTGCTGGCCGCAGCCCGACTCGGACGAATGTGGGTCACGGGCCTGATCGTCACCTACACCCTGCTCATGAACATCACCGTGATGAAGAACATGACCATCCTCGGTATGCCCGTAACCGACGGCAACGTCCAATTCGCCACCGTCTTCCTGGCCAGCAACGTTCTCAACGAACACTACGGCCGGCCGGCCGCCAGGGAAGCAGTCTGGATCGCATTCTTCTGCGGCTTCGCGGCCGTGGCCATCATGCACTTCGATCTCTGGTACGCACCCAATGCCGACGATACCGCCCAGACGCACCTGGAGTACTTCTTCAACGTGTGGGCCTTCCCGCGCATCATGATCGTCTCAATGATCAGCTACCTGCTCTCCCAGTTGCTCGATGTCCAACTCTACCATCTTATACGCCGCCGCACCGGCCTGAAACTCATGTGGCTGCGTAGCAACGGTTCCACCTGGATCTCCCAGGCCTTTGACACCGTCTTCTTCACCACCGCCGCCCTGGTCGGCACAACAATCAACACCTGGCCGGACTGGGCGGGGGCCGTGGTTTTCGCCTACCTGGTCAAAATCCTGACCGCAGCCCTCAACACCCCTTTCCTCTACCTGACCACGTGGCGTCCACTCGTGCCCATCGGGTCCCAGCGCTCGCCCACGCCGGGCGGCTTGCCCGATTCACCCCCCGCATCCCTGGTTGTGCCGGTCGAATCGAAGCGAGCGGCTACCGCATCCGGCCAACCCGACCCGACCCAGCAGTGA
- a CDS encoding deoxyguanosinetriphosphate triphosphohydrolase gives MSASQPSLKPYATTAANSRGREHAESFPRNADPFAIDRQRVLHSAAFRRLERKTQVFVTSEHDHFRTRLTHTLEVASIARRLCTALQVNGRVGELIALTHDLGHPPFGHAGEKALAELMADHGGFEHNSQSLRVIEYLEHPYPPFRGLNASYEVRESLAKHCTLYDQPGRHPLADGTHAPIEGQIANLADRLAYDCHDLEDALGAGLIDEDRLATVTLWAEAATGPRHHYPDLPLAAIRRPILDNLEGTMLDDIVAYSRRQIASGIQTLDQVRTCGRLLVDFSPAMESRVAELEAFLKEHVYRHPRLVRMDHKAKRFVHTLFEAYLAEPRLLPPRFVDRIAESGAHRVICDYVAGMTDRFAQNEHKRLFEPFEPA, from the coding sequence ATGTCAGCCAGCCAACCCAGTTTGAAGCCCTACGCCACGACGGCAGCCAATTCACGCGGCCGCGAGCACGCCGAGTCCTTCCCCAGGAACGCCGACCCGTTCGCCATCGACCGGCAACGCGTGCTACACTCCGCGGCCTTTCGCCGGCTGGAGCGCAAGACCCAGGTCTTCGTCACCAGCGAGCACGACCACTTCCGGACCCGCCTGACCCACACCCTCGAAGTGGCCAGCATCGCCCGGCGCCTCTGCACCGCCCTGCAGGTCAACGGCAGGGTCGGCGAGCTCATCGCCCTGACCCACGACCTCGGCCACCCACCCTTCGGCCACGCCGGAGAAAAGGCCCTCGCGGAACTGATGGCCGACCACGGCGGCTTCGAACACAACAGCCAGTCCCTCCGGGTCATCGAGTACCTCGAACACCCCTACCCCCCCTTCCGCGGCCTGAACGCCAGTTACGAGGTCCGCGAGTCCCTCGCCAAGCACTGCACGCTCTATGACCAACCCGGCCGGCACCCGCTGGCAGACGGCACCCACGCACCAATCGAAGGCCAGATCGCCAATCTGGCCGACCGGCTCGCCTACGACTGCCACGATCTCGAGGACGCCCTCGGAGCCGGACTCATCGACGAGGACCGGCTGGCCACGGTGACCCTCTGGGCGGAGGCCGCGACCGGACCCCGACATCACTATCCCGATCTGCCGCTCGCCGCCATCCGCCGCCCCATCCTGGACAACCTCGAGGGGACCATGCTCGACGACATCGTGGCCTACTCACGCCGCCAGATCGCCTCCGGCATCCAGACCCTCGACCAGGTTCGCACTTGCGGCCGGCTCCTGGTCGACTTCTCCCCGGCCATGGAATCACGCGTGGCCGAGCTCGAGGCGTTCCTCAAGGAACACGTCTACCGCCACCCTCGACTGGTCCGCATGGACCACAAGGCCAAGAGGTTCGTCCACACCCTGTTCGAGGCCTACTTGGCCGAACCCAGACTGCTCCCGCCGCGCTTCGTCGACCGGATCGCCGAATCGGGTGCCCACCGCGTGATCTGCGACTATGTGGCCGGTATGACCGACCGGTTCGCCCAGAACGAGCACAAGCGGCTCTTCGAGCCCTTTGAGCCCGCGTAA
- a CDS encoding PEP-CTERM sorting domain-containing protein encodes MKRKLHILATAAVVLAIAGVVADAASLKVSLGTRETNKPDVPIGGDGGGSGGTGIEWVAPVDSLDLPMDGQWRQYSFSMNAFNSTSFTGNGNVDGTAGALEHLRFVPDGVYAGPYKIWIDDVAETLATGAETVITSFAGSADDAQVMFRQPSFSGSTSGNLLTPPNFTGVDNTVGHTDNSSLRVEFQFKGATPHVPGVAGGHWLRLTTNGAPSLPNPNLYYGEGNVVTVWMKAVPEPATLSLLALGALFIRRRRA; translated from the coding sequence ATGAAACGCAAGCTTCACATTCTGGCGACGGCCGCCGTGGTGCTGGCCATCGCAGGTGTCGTGGCCGACGCCGCCTCACTGAAGGTATCCCTTGGAACGCGGGAAACCAACAAGCCGGATGTCCCGATCGGCGGGGACGGCGGCGGATCCGGCGGCACCGGCATCGAGTGGGTCGCCCCGGTTGACTCCCTGGACCTGCCGATGGACGGCCAGTGGCGCCAGTACTCGTTCTCGATGAACGCATTCAACTCAACGTCCTTCACCGGGAACGGCAACGTGGACGGGACCGCCGGAGCGCTCGAGCATCTGCGGTTTGTCCCGGACGGCGTCTACGCCGGCCCCTACAAGATCTGGATTGACGATGTGGCCGAGACGCTCGCCACCGGCGCCGAGACGGTCATCACCAGCTTCGCCGGCTCCGCGGACGACGCTCAGGTCATGTTCCGGCAGCCCAGCTTCTCGGGATCGACCTCAGGCAACTTGCTCACACCGCCGAATTTCACCGGCGTGGACAACACCGTGGGGCACACGGACAACTCCTCCCTTCGGGTCGAGTTCCAGTTCAAAGGCGCCACGCCGCATGTTCCCGGCGTCGCCGGCGGACATTGGCTGCGCCTGACGACCAATGGGGCTCCATCGCTGCCGAATCCCAACCTCTATTACGGCGAAGGGAATGTCGTCACGGTATGGATGAAGGCCGTTCCCGAGCCCGCCACGCTTTCGCTGCTGGCCCTCGGCGCCCTCTTCATTCGTCGCCGTCGAGCCTGA
- a CDS encoding DUF2961 domain-containing protein, which produces MAAFNGLGMNMGTLSWCSRAQTRSISPENFAGEKGRGGMAAEGIAAKAARDLGRTWKISPAITIAPGECRELANISGQGAIQQIWMTPTGHWRFSILRIYWDDQTTPSVECPVGDFFGCGWNKHAQISSLPVCVNPGSAFNCYWEMPFRKRCRITFTNIAEQEMTLFYQINYTLTEVPEQAAYFHAQFRRTNPLPYKQDFVILDGVRGWGQYVGTYMAWGTNNNGWWGEGEIKFFMDGDDAYPTICGTGTEDYFCGSYCFTDGEGGKGTYREFTTPYSGLPQVIRPDGTYLSQTRFGMYRWHIADPIRFETELRVTLQALGWRSGGRYLPLQDDIASVAYWYQTLPTTPFPPLPDKDYLEVI; this is translated from the coding sequence ATGGCGGCATTCAACGGCCTGGGCATGAACATGGGCACCCTCTCCTGGTGCTCACGGGCTCAAACCCGCTCGATCAGCCCGGAAAACTTCGCCGGCGAGAAGGGCAGAGGCGGCATGGCTGCCGAAGGCATCGCGGCCAAGGCGGCTCGCGATCTCGGCCGGACCTGGAAGATCTCACCGGCCATCACCATCGCTCCAGGCGAGTGCCGCGAACTCGCCAATATCTCCGGCCAAGGCGCAATCCAGCAGATCTGGATGACGCCAACCGGACACTGGCGGTTCAGCATCCTGCGGATCTACTGGGACGATCAGACCACCCCCTCGGTCGAATGCCCGGTGGGCGATTTCTTCGGTTGCGGCTGGAACAAGCACGCCCAGATCAGCTCTCTGCCGGTCTGTGTCAACCCGGGCAGCGCATTCAACTGCTACTGGGAAATGCCCTTCCGCAAACGCTGCCGGATCACCTTCACCAACATCGCCGAGCAGGAGATGACGCTGTTCTACCAGATCAACTACACCCTGACCGAGGTGCCCGAGCAGGCGGCCTACTTCCATGCCCAGTTCCGCCGAACTAACCCCCTGCCCTACAAGCAGGACTTCGTGATCCTCGACGGTGTCCGCGGCTGGGGCCAGTATGTCGGCACCTACATGGCCTGGGGTACCAACAACAACGGCTGGTGGGGCGAGGGCGAGATCAAGTTCTTCATGGATGGAGACGACGCCTACCCCACCATCTGTGGCACCGGAACCGAAGACTACTTCTGCGGCTCGTATTGCTTCACCGACGGCGAGGGCGGTAAGGGCACTTATCGCGAATTCACCACCCCTTACTCCGGCCTGCCCCAGGTCATCCGCCCGGACGGCACGTACCTCTCCCAGACCCGCTTCGGCATGTACCGCTGGCACATCGCTGACCCGATCCGCTTTGAGACCGAACTCCGGGTCACCCTGCAGGCCCTCGGCTGGCGAAGCGGCGGGCGATATCTGCCGTTGCAGGACGACATCGCCTCGGTAGCCTATTGGTACCAGACGCTGCCCACCACCCCGTTTCCACCACTGCCGGACAAGGACTACCTGGAAGTGATTTAG